CTGCCTGCTGCGGGAAAGAGCCTCGGCGAGGCGATCAGAAATTTTAAAAAGGGCATAGCTGAGGGAGTAACAGAGGACAAGGAGAAGGTGGAAGGCAAGTAGCAGCGATGCTATTATGCCTGTTCTTTCGTAGGATTTGAATCGTGCTTGATACACTTTTCTATCCAAAGTCTGTGGCTGTAGTCGGTGCTTCTCAGGACCCGCAGAAGGTCGGCTATGCAATCCTTGACAACCTGCTCAAATTCGGGTATCAGGGCAGGATCTATCCCATAAACCCCAAGGCAGACGAAATCCTCGGCGTCAAGGCTTACAAAAGCATCTTTGATGTGCTGGATGAGATAGGTCTCGCTGTTGTCTCGATACCCGCTGCCATGGTGCCTGA
The Nitrospirota bacterium DNA segment above includes these coding regions:
- the tatA gene encoding twin-arginine translocase TatA/TatE family subunit; translation: MFGLGLPEMIVVLVIALVFFGPSKLPAAGKSLGEAIRNFKKGIAEGVTEDKEKVEGK